A stretch of Oryza brachyantha chromosome 4, ObraRS2, whole genome shotgun sequence DNA encodes these proteins:
- the LOC102704696 gene encoding synaptonemal complex protein ZEP1, with protein MQKLGFSGLRGLEGFRSLAGTTLTAGKAPNPKPSADIGGSTYGSFANLKITAEKMVKEQASVKTDLEMTHNKLRRATEQINLLESKLQQAINENAKLKVKQTEDSKLWQGLDSKVSSTNTLCNQLTETLQQLASQTERAEEDKRLFEEILGKNSKALEEFNCLLHDSSKKLECAEQKIISGKQEMLRIKQEKEEMDQSYKEQIYASDTAIKEKDSLIKQLEASVEENKARMLYLDSRLQCMEQELKLKEDVCICLNENLASTESEKNDLQIRNEGYNLEVKKLCKDNKELNELLSGFMAKVTELDKEHTSMSSDVSRLISSFERYDGKVQEEKILIIQSAKDKFEHLQSQYVHLISENNSLQTEIKELMSRIIELQKTQEIVMVQHVEECQIAEDKIRRLESEAEISASNISQLEKAASDLEGRVQKLLEDSRSAESHKQELIQKILRLESDNQELLGQVQSVLDEKSNDKESLQGEIAKRDQQVEALENQVNQLRSIIDEKEQLYTCAVEREKNLEEQKLQVQASLAATESQLTEAKKRYDTMLEGKKIELSKHLKELSLKNDQAINEIRRKYELEKVEIINTEKEKAEKLIKEMENKCNEKISENKQDSDMYMMNLKEEHGAMVARIQQDNEHKESTLRAYHKEELQRIQSHAENELRERLSSLRKDHEIQIKSLTIQHEEDCQKLQDELELQKSKEEKQRALLQLQWKVMGENQQVDQEVNSKKEYSVSSIKRRDPYIRKEHQLQLVSHDETKRKDVNLSGIIQSPISNILRKVEKGTQDIPKHRKVTHHEYEVETANGRITKRRKTKSTVMFGEPNTQKSLHNTADTDHTKVRKVVSGSHPHPANIGELFSEGSLNPYAEDPYAFG; from the exons ATGCAGAAGCTGGGTTTCTCGGGGCTTAGAGGACTCGAGGGGTTCCGATCTCTCGCTGGAACCACCTTGACGGCCGGGAAGGCCCCGAACCCCAAACCGTCGGCTGATATTGGAGGGAGCACGTACGGGAGCTTCGCCAATCTTAAGATCACAGCAG AAAAAATGGTTAAGGAGCAGGCTTCAGTGAAGACTGATCTAGAAATGACG CATAACAAATTGCGAAGAGCAACAGAACAGATAAATCTGTTAGAATCAAAGCTCCAACAAGCCATCAATGAAAATGCGAAGCTTAAGGTGAAACAGACTGAAGATTCAAAGCTCTGGCAGGgattagattcaaaagtttCCTCAACAAACACTCTGTGTAATCAACTGACAGAAACTCTGCAGCAGCTAGCCAGTCAGACGGAAAGAG CTGAGGAAGATAAAAGGTTATTTGAGGAAATTCTTGGCAAGAATTCCAAAGCTTTAGAAGAATTCAACTGCCTGTTGCACGATTCCTCAAAAAAACTGGAATGTGCAGAACAAAAGATCATTTCAG GGAAACAGGAAATGTTGCGGATCAaacaagagaaagaagagatgGATCAGAGTTACAAGGAACAGATATATGCAAGTGATACTGCCATAAAGGAAAAAG attcTCTCATCAAACAGTTGGAAGCTTCCGTTGAAGAAAATAAAGCCCGTATGTTGTATCTTGACTCCCGTTTGCAATGCATGGAGCAAGAATTGAAGCTAAAAGAAGATGTTTGCATTTGTCTGAATGAAAACCTAGCAAGCACTGAAAGTGAAAAGAATGATTTGCAGATTAGGAATGAGGGCTACAATCTGGAAGTTAAAAAACTATGCAAGGACAACAAGGAGCTTAATGAATTGCTTAGCGGTTTTATGGCTAAAGTAACTGAGCTAGATAAAGAGCACACATCAATGTCAAGTGATGTTTCTCGGTTGATTTCTTCATTTGAGAGATACGATGGCAAAGTTCAAGAGGAGAAAATACTTATAATACAATCTGCTAAGGACAAATTTGAGCATCTCCAAAGTCAGTACGTACATTTGATATCAGAAAACAATTCTCTCCAAACTGAAATCAAGGAGCTGATGTCCAGAATCATAGAGCTGCAGAAAACTCAAGAGATTGTCATGGTTCAACATGTAGAAGAATGCCAAATAGCTGAAGATAAGATCAGAAGATTGGAGTCTGAAGCAGAAATTTCTGCCTCCAACATTAGTCAGTTAGAAAAGGCAGCTTCTGACCTAGAAGGGAGGGTTCAAAAATTACTGGAAGACTCTAGATCTGCTGAAAGTCATAAG CAAGAGTTGATTCAGAAGATTCTGAGGCTGGAATCAGATAATCAGGAGCTTCTAGGTCAAGTGCAGTCTGTCTTGGATGAGAAGTCTAATGATAAAGAATCTCTGCAAGGAGAGATAGCTAAGCGTGACCAGCAGGTTGAGGCACTTGAGAATCAGGTCAATCAGCTTCGCAGTATTATTGATGAGAAAGAGCAACTGTATACTTGTGCTgtagaaagagagaagaattTAGAGGAACAGAAGTTACAG GTCCAAGCATCACTTGCTGCAACAGAAAGCCAACTTACTGAGGCAAAAAAACGGTATGATACCATGCTTGAAGGTAAAAAGATAGAACTGTCCAAGCATCTGAAAGAATTATCACTAAAAAATGATCAG GCAATCAATGAAATCCGTAGGAAATATGAACTAGAAAAGGTAGAGATCATTAacactgaaaaagaaaag gCAGAGAAGCTCATAAAGGAAATGGAAAACAAATGCAATGAAAAGATTTCAGAAAACAAGCAAGACTCTGATATGTATATGATGAATCTGAAGGAGGAGCATGGCGCAATG GTTGCAAGAATTCAGCAGGATAATGAGCACAAGGAATCAACTCTTCGAGCTTATCATAAAGAAGAACTCCAGCGCATTCAATCTCATGCCGAGAATGAATTGAGGGAG AGGCTGTCATCACTAAGGAAAGATcatgaaattcaaataaaatcattGACTATACAACATGAGGAAGATTGCCAGAAACTTCAGGATGAACTGGAGCTGCAGAAGTCAAAG gAGGAGAAACAAAGAGCACTATTACAGTTACAATGGAAAGTAATGGGTGAAAACCAACAAGTTGATCAAGAAGTAAACTCTAAGAAG gAATACTCTGTTTCATCAATAAAGAGGAGAGATCCATATATCAGAAAAGAACACCAGCTTCAGTTGGTAAGTCATGATGAAACCAAACGGAAG GATGTTAATCTATCTGGCATTATACAGTCACCAATTTCAAATATTCTGAGAAAGGTAGAGAAAGGAACCCAGGATATTCCTAAGCATAGAAAG GTAACACATCATGAATATGAAGTTGAGACAGCAAATGGAAGAATCACAAAGCGCAGGAAAACTAAGAGCACCGTCATGTTTGGG GAACCCAACACTCAAAAGTCATTGCATAATACTGCTGACACTGATCATACAAAAGTGAGAAAG GTTGTCTCTGGATCCCATCCCCATCCTGCAAACATTGGTGAATTGTTCTCTGAGGGCTCCTTGAATCCATATGCTGAAGACCCTTACGCATTTGGCTAG
- the LOC102704414 gene encoding ubiquitin carboxyl-terminal hydrolase 4-like — MVMGASGSKLEKALGDQFPEGERYFGLENFGNTCYCNSVLQALYFCIPFREKLLEYYANNKTPGDAEENLLTCLADLFMQVSQSKKKTGVIAPKRFVQRVKKQNELFRSYMHQDAHEFLNFLLNELVDILEKESSAAKDSPQSSSPEKVPNGPVQPLANGVRKEPPVTLVHKNFQGILTNETRCLRCETVTARDETFFDLSVDIEQNSSITSCLKNFCSTETLNAEDKFFCDKCCSLQEAQKRMKIKKAPHILVIHLKRFKYIEQLGRYKKLSYRVVFPMELKLSTSDDVDTEYSLFAVVVHVGSGPNHGHYVSLVKSHNHWLFFDDENVEMVEESTLQTFFGSSHEYSGNTDHGYILFYEGLGGKS, encoded by the exons ATGGTCATGGGAGCCAGCGGCTCCAAGCTCGAGAAGGCCCTCGGCGACCAGTTCCCGGAAGGCGAGCGCTACTTCGGCCTCGAGAACTTCGGCAACACCTGCTACTGCAACAGTGTCCTCCAG GCACTATATTTCTGCATCCCGTTTAGGGAGAAGTTGCTGGAATATTATGCAAATAATAAAACTCCTGGAGATGCAGAGGAAAACCTTTTGACTTGTTTGGCAGATCTTTTCATGCAG GTAAGCCAGTCAAAGAAAAAGACTGGCGTTATTGCTCCGAAACGTTTTGTCCAAAGAGTAAAGAAACAGAATGAGCTATTTCGCAGCTACATGCACCAG GATGCACATGAGTTCTTAAATTTTCTGTTGAATGAACTTGTTGATATTCTGGAAAAGGAGTCTAGTGCTGCAAAGGACTCGCCCCAGTCATCATCTCCTGAAAAGGTTCCAAATGGACCAGTTCAACCTTTAGCCAATGGAGTTAGAAAAGAGCCACCAGTTACCTTGGTCCATAAGAATTTTCAG GGCATACTGACCAATGAAACCAGATGTTTAAGATGCGAGACAGTGACGGCGAGGGATGAAACATTTTTTGATCTGAGTGTTGATATTGAGCAGAATAGTTCTATCACAAGCTGCTTGAAAAATTTCTGCTCCACAGAGACTTTAAATGCTGAGGACAAATTCTTCTGTGACAAGTGCTGCAG TTTGCAAGAAGCACAGAAGAGAATGAAGATCAAGAAGGCTCCACACATATTGGTCATCCACCTAAAGCGCTTTAAGTACATTGAGCAGCTTGGTCGGTATAAGAAGCTATCCTATCGGGTTGTATTCCCCATGGAGCTGAAGCTCAGTACATCTGATGATGTAGATACTGAGTACTCCCTCTTTGCTGTCGTTGTTCATGTTGGAAGTGGCCCCAACCATGGACACTATGTAAGCCTTGTCAAAAGCCACAACCACTGGTTGTTCTTCGATGATGAAAATGTCGAGATGGTTGAAGAGTCGACCCTGCAAACATTCTTCGGTTCTTCACATGAATACTCTGGCAACACGGATCATGGATACATCTTGTTTTACGAGGGTCTTGGTGGGAAGAGTTAG